The following are encoded in a window of Polynucleobacter sp. AP-Kolm-20A-A1 genomic DNA:
- the fliD gene encoding flagellar filament capping protein FliD → MAVNSTSSTTTSTLNGSSGTLGGGTVIDVNAIVTKLDSVEQAPIDKLNSTIAKQAVSITDLGTIKSKMSIFQAALQDFTDPLSYLNKSVSSSNTTVLSSSISNSLEASAGTYQVDVTSIASAYTSSFVSSKFDFTTTNSIYLKATDGTGQTISLGGSGVTSLTALRDAINANSGTSKIRAAVVDTGSGSSLVLTSTTGGSANAVTVQTTNASGATVTATSSQAGADAVFKVNNQTFTRTSNTVTGAIPGVSLQLQAAGLSTLTITSANTTSAQTMLSNIGQAYNDLMSSFTALTKYDSDPTKRGSLYGDGALQSMMDSISLSFTTSLTRSGTTLKDNNNKSISLTSLGLEIQLDGMMKFNSSMYDAAVAAGAFDQVSQGTTSPTRTYVDSAMLYGGAMDSDIASFTDQKSILENRVKDLQTRKDEKMAKYRAQYAALDALLYQLQSMNTSLSATFNALNNQKSN, encoded by the coding sequence ATGGCCGTTAATTCAACTTCTTCCACCACAACATCAACACTCAATGGATCCAGCGGGACCCTGGGTGGCGGTACTGTCATTGACGTTAACGCTATTGTTACTAAGCTTGACTCAGTAGAGCAAGCACCAATCGATAAACTGAATTCGACCATTGCAAAGCAAGCGGTATCGATTACAGACTTGGGCACCATCAAGTCGAAGATGTCGATCTTTCAGGCGGCATTACAAGATTTCACGGACCCGTTGAGCTATCTCAACAAGTCTGTTTCTAGCAGTAACACTACCGTTCTTTCTTCATCGATTTCTAATTCCTTAGAGGCGAGTGCTGGTACATATCAGGTTGATGTTACTTCAATCGCTTCTGCTTATACATCTAGCTTTGTTTCTAGCAAGTTCGATTTCACAACAACTAATAGTATTTATTTAAAAGCTACTGATGGCACGGGTCAGACCATTAGTCTTGGTGGTTCTGGTGTGACATCTTTGACCGCTTTGCGTGATGCGATTAATGCTAACTCAGGTACTTCAAAGATTAGAGCTGCTGTAGTTGATACAGGATCTGGCTCATCATTGGTGTTGACCTCCACAACTGGTGGCTCTGCAAATGCAGTAACGGTGCAAACAACCAATGCCAGTGGAGCGACTGTTACTGCAACTAGCTCGCAGGCTGGTGCTGATGCCGTATTCAAGGTAAATAATCAGACATTTACCCGCACATCCAATACTGTCACCGGTGCAATACCTGGTGTCAGTTTGCAATTACAAGCTGCGGGATTGTCAACGCTCACCATCACCTCAGCCAACACTACTTCAGCGCAAACGATGCTGTCGAACATTGGTCAGGCCTATAACGATTTAATGTCTTCTTTTACCGCTTTGACAAAATACGATAGCGATCCCACAAAGCGGGGATCCTTGTATGGTGATGGCGCACTGCAATCCATGATGGATTCCATCTCATTGTCATTTACCACTTCGTTAACTCGATCCGGCACGACTCTAAAAGACAACAACAATAAGTCAATTAGCCTGACATCTCTTGGTTTGGAGATTCAGCTCGATGGCATGATGAAGTTCAACTCTTCTATGTATGATGCTGCTGTAGCGGCAGGTGCCTTTGACCAGGTTTCTCAGGGTACTACAAGCCCAACCAGAACGTACGTAGACTCAGCCATGCTTTATGGCGGGGCGATGGATTCCGATATTGCCAGCTTCACAGACCAGAAATCTATTCTTGAAAATCGCGTGAAAGATTTGCAAACACGCAAAGATGAGAAGATGGCAAAGTATCGCGCTCAATATGCTGCACTGGACGCCTTGCTCTATCAGTTACAGTCTATGAATACTTCATTGTCTGCAACCTTTAATGCATTGAACAATCAAAAAAGTAATTAA
- a CDS encoding flagellar protein FlaG, producing MNPISSAPQSVMPQSSVALPSNPGLSAANPAQPIVKPSEVVSLKPAEIVLDTSGKSNASVRESARPVEKVVQAAADAIQTFIQSKGVNLNISVDHATGYHIIRVTDNAGNMVMQLPSEEAVRIAHNMDSLQGVFVDHIA from the coding sequence ATGAATCCAATTTCTTCCGCACCACAGTCAGTAATGCCACAGTCATCTGTGGCATTACCGTCTAATCCTGGATTAAGCGCTGCTAATCCTGCGCAGCCTATTGTCAAGCCATCCGAAGTTGTTTCTCTCAAACCCGCTGAGATTGTTTTGGATACATCCGGAAAATCTAACGCCAGCGTTCGCGAAAGTGCTCGTCCAGTTGAGAAGGTCGTGCAAGCTGCAGCTGATGCGATCCAGACTTTTATTCAGTCCAAAGGCGTTAACCTTAATATTTCAGTTGATCACGCCACCGGATATCATATTATTCGTGTGACAGACAATGCTGGCAATATGGTGATGCAGTTACCATCAGAAGAGGCAGTGCGCATTGCTCATAATATGGATAGTTTGCAAGGTGTCTTTGTAGATCACATCGCCTAA
- a CDS encoding flagellin — protein MPAVLNTNMASLYAQKSLSTAQADLAGSVQKLSSGKRINSAKDDAAGYAVAEAVKATKNVTDQSIQNTQDAISMVQTAEGALDVVSKMLQRVLTLVTEKANGSLTGDATTGQIGSINTEISTLLNEVAQVNSRTVFQGGQSSIFNTTKSFATGDGVSTTVNIDALNIKALGLSAASSSSKTIGNTVIAANAVTSTAHGFSTGDAVIYTGSAITGLTSGNTYYVIKGTADTLKFATSSAAATAGTAITISGTPAGTETMASASTTQTSVNSISSSDIMTAVQNNIANRASLGAQQNRLNYIVDNMQTLSNNLADAQSRIVDTNYAAETANLTRGQILQQAATSMLAQANQMPNVILTLLK, from the coding sequence ATGCCAGCAGTCCTTAATACAAACATGGCGTCGTTGTACGCACAAAAGAGCCTCTCAACTGCACAAGCTGACTTAGCTGGTTCAGTACAGAAGTTATCTTCTGGCAAGCGTATCAACAGCGCAAAAGATGATGCTGCTGGTTATGCAGTTGCTGAAGCAGTAAAAGCAACTAAGAACGTAACTGATCAATCTATCCAGAACACACAAGATGCAATCTCCATGGTGCAAACTGCTGAAGGTGCATTAGATGTTGTGAGCAAGATGCTCCAACGTGTTTTGACATTAGTAACTGAAAAAGCAAACGGTTCTTTGACTGGTGATGCTACTACCGGGCAGATTGGTTCAATCAATACTGAAATTTCTACCCTTCTTAATGAAGTCGCTCAAGTTAATTCTCGTACCGTATTTCAGGGTGGCCAATCTTCAATTTTTAATACAACCAAATCTTTTGCTACTGGTGACGGTGTTAGCACAACAGTAAACATTGATGCATTGAACATAAAAGCTCTAGGATTATCCGCAGCAAGCTCGTCAAGTAAAACTATTGGTAATACCGTGATTGCAGCAAATGCTGTTACTTCTACTGCTCATGGTTTTTCTACTGGCGATGCAGTTATTTATACAGGTAGCGCCATTACTGGATTGACATCTGGGAACACTTACTATGTTATTAAAGGCACTGCCGATACTTTGAAATTTGCAACTAGCTCAGCTGCTGCCACTGCAGGTACAGCTATTACAATTTCCGGTACTCCGGCTGGTACTGAGACTATGGCCTCGGCATCAACTACGCAAACATCGGTTAATTCGATTAGCTCCAGTGACATCATGACAGCCGTACAAAATAACATCGCTAACCGTGCTTCCCTTGGTGCGCAACAAAATCGCCTCAACTACATCGTTGACAACATGCAGACTTTGTCCAATAACTTGGCAGACGCTCAAAGCCGTATCGTTGACACTAACTATGCAGCTGAGACAGCAAACCTAACTCGTGGTCAGATCTTGCAGCAAGCTGCAACATCCATGTTGGCACAGGCAAACCAAATGCCTAACGTCATCTTGACCTTGTTGAAGTAA
- a CDS encoding flagellin codes for MPAVLNTNMASLYAQKSLSTAQADLAGSVQKLSSGKRINSAKDDAAGYAVAEAVKATKNVTDQSIQNTQDAISMVQTAEGALDVVSKMLQRVLTLVTEKANGSLTGDATTGQKGSINSEISTLLNEVNQIRARTKFQGGQSSIFGTTSSFATGDGVTSTVNIDSLTLVDLGLGLNGAAATTASIATNEITTTAAHNFAVGDAVLYKGTGAASNLTNGQTYYVKTAGSATTMTLAATAGGAALTITAAPGTFTKVNDTTQTSVDGLTTGTVMTAVQNNIASRASLGAQQNRLNYIVDNMQTLSNNLADAQSRIVDTNYAAETANLTRGQILQQAATSMLAQANQMPNVILTLLK; via the coding sequence ATGCCAGCAGTCCTTAATACAAACATGGCGTCGTTGTACGCACAAAAGAGCCTCTCAACTGCACAAGCTGACTTAGCTGGTTCAGTACAGAAGTTATCTTCTGGCAAGCGTATCAACAGCGCAAAAGATGATGCTGCTGGTTATGCAGTTGCTGAAGCAGTAAAAGCAACTAAGAACGTAACTGATCAATCTATCCAGAACACACAAGATGCAATCTCCATGGTGCAAACTGCTGAAGGTGCATTAGATGTTGTGAGCAAGATGCTCCAACGTGTTTTGACATTAGTAACTGAAAAAGCAAACGGTTCTTTGACTGGTGATGCAACAACCGGCCAAAAGGGCTCAATTAACTCTGAGATTTCTACGCTTCTTAATGAAGTAAATCAAATCAGAGCAAGAACTAAGTTCCAGGGTGGCCAATCTTCAATCTTTGGAACAACAAGTTCATTTGCTACTGGTGATGGCGTAACTTCAACTGTAAACATTGATTCATTAACCCTTGTTGACCTAGGGCTTGGTTTGAATGGAGCGGCCGCCACTACTGCAAGTATTGCGACAAATGAAATTACTACAACAGCAGCTCATAACTTTGCAGTTGGCGATGCTGTTCTTTACAAGGGTACTGGTGCTGCATCTAACCTTACCAATGGTCAGACTTATTATGTTAAGACCGCTGGATCTGCAACAACTATGACTCTCGCAGCTACTGCCGGCGGTGCTGCACTTACAATTACAGCTGCGCCAGGTACCTTTACAAAAGTAAATGACACCACCCAAACTTCTGTTGATGGTTTAACTACAGGAACTGTGATGACGGCGGTGCAAAATAATATCGCTAGCCGTGCTTCCCTTGGTGCTCAACAAAATCGCCTCAACTACATCGTTGACAACATGCAGACTTTGTCCAATAACTTGGCAGACGCTCAAAGCCGTATCGTTGACACTAACTATGCAGCTGAGACAGCAAACCTAACTCGTGGTCAGATCTTGCAGCAAGCTGCAACATCCATGTTGGCACAGGCAAACCAAATGCCTAACGTCATCTTGACCTTGTTGAAGTAA
- the flhA gene encoding flagellar biosynthesis protein FlhA: MAALGFSLKRLSANSAQAGIPILVLMVLVMMLVPLPAIVLDMLFTLNIAISIMVLISAINIKSFKDFVAFPTILLLTTLLRLSLNVASTRIVLIDGHTGPGAAGKVIEAFGSFMIGGNLTVGIVIFIVITIINFVVITKGSGRVAEVSARFALDSMPGKQMAIDADLNAGIIKQEEAKVRRAEVAQEADFYGSMDGASKFVRGDAVAGIMILVINLIGGIIVGVMQYNMGFVDAFHTFSTLSIGDGLVAQIPALVISTAAGILVTRVATEDAFSDQISKQFSANSNGLLVAAIILGVLGLVPGMPHLSFLGFAGLFGGLAWLINSRIKAEKARVATASAAPANREELNWEDVPVIEPLCLELPYRLISLVENGDDSDLIKRIRAIRRKFIGDTGFLTPSVHIRDNLQLQPETYRFLLYGAEIGRGQCLPDRLLAIQPAGAEDIEGIKVVDPTFGMPAIWITRNRRDEAITKGYTVVEPAVVLATHLDNLVHKHANELLGRQEAQELLDHFKLSYPKLVEDVVPKVVSVANFQRLLQLLLEEGVPIKDLRTILEVAGEVAPKTPDPIDMLQPVRYALRRMIVQDVYKDSNNFSVLGIQPEFERLIEQAIGTNAIAPDGVIEPSLARLFGEEVIRGIDALEEANLPPVIVCSTRCRLTFAKLAKRVRPQAIVLGMGELPPTANLSYFDVLCKQAGNN; the protein is encoded by the coding sequence ATGGCAGCTCTTGGCTTCTCTCTTAAACGCTTAAGCGCTAATTCCGCCCAAGCCGGTATTCCAATCCTGGTTTTGATGGTCTTGGTGATGATGCTGGTGCCTTTGCCTGCAATCGTGCTCGATATGTTGTTCACGCTCAATATCGCGATCTCGATCATGGTCTTGATCTCTGCGATCAACATCAAGAGCTTTAAAGATTTTGTAGCCTTCCCAACTATTCTGCTGCTCACCACCCTGCTACGTCTTTCTTTAAACGTAGCGTCTACGCGTATTGTGTTGATTGATGGTCACACTGGACCAGGTGCTGCAGGTAAGGTTATTGAAGCCTTCGGTAGCTTCATGATTGGCGGCAACCTCACCGTTGGTATCGTGATCTTTATCGTGATCACCATCATCAACTTTGTGGTGATCACTAAAGGCTCTGGCCGCGTTGCTGAAGTTTCTGCACGCTTTGCTTTGGATTCGATGCCTGGTAAACAAATGGCGATTGATGCGGACTTAAATGCTGGCATCATCAAGCAAGAAGAAGCGAAAGTACGCCGTGCCGAAGTAGCGCAGGAAGCAGACTTCTACGGCTCCATGGACGGTGCCTCCAAGTTCGTGCGCGGCGATGCCGTTGCCGGCATCATGATTTTGGTCATTAACTTGATCGGCGGCATCATTGTTGGCGTCATGCAATACAACATGGGCTTTGTGGATGCGTTTCATACCTTCTCCACGCTGTCTATTGGTGACGGCCTCGTTGCACAGATTCCGGCATTGGTGATTTCTACTGCAGCCGGTATCTTGGTAACCCGAGTGGCTACTGAGGATGCCTTCTCAGATCAAATCTCCAAACAATTTAGCGCAAATAGCAATGGCCTACTCGTTGCTGCAATCATTCTGGGTGTGTTGGGCTTAGTACCTGGCATGCCTCACCTTTCCTTCTTAGGTTTTGCAGGACTCTTTGGTGGTCTAGCTTGGCTTATCAATAGCCGTATCAAAGCAGAGAAAGCACGCGTTGCCACTGCGAGTGCAGCACCAGCCAATCGTGAAGAATTGAACTGGGAAGATGTTCCAGTCATCGAACCGCTCTGCTTGGAGTTGCCTTATCGCCTGATCTCTCTAGTTGAGAATGGTGACGATAGTGATTTGATTAAGCGCATTCGAGCGATTCGTAGAAAGTTCATTGGTGACACTGGCTTCTTAACCCCGTCTGTACATATTCGCGATAACTTACAGCTGCAACCAGAAACCTATCGCTTCTTACTCTACGGCGCAGAAATTGGTCGCGGCCAATGTCTGCCGGATCGCTTGTTAGCGATTCAGCCAGCTGGCGCAGAAGATATTGAAGGCATCAAGGTGGTTGATCCTACTTTTGGTATGCCTGCGATTTGGATTACCCGCAATCGTCGCGATGAAGCAATTACCAAAGGCTATACCGTAGTGGAGCCTGCAGTAGTTCTGGCCACTCACTTAGATAATTTAGTTCACAAGCACGCCAACGAACTATTAGGCCGCCAAGAAGCCCAAGAATTACTCGATCACTTCAAACTCAGCTATCCAAAACTGGTTGAGGACGTAGTACCTAAAGTGGTAAGCGTTGCGAACTTCCAAAGATTGCTACAACTCCTCCTGGAAGAAGGTGTGCCTATTAAAGACTTGCGCACCATCTTAGAAGTTGCCGGTGAAGTAGCGCCTAAAACTCCAGACCCAATTGATATGTTGCAACCAGTGCGCTATGCATTGCGTCGCATGATCGTGCAAGATGTTTACAAAGACTCCAATAACTTCTCTGTGTTGGGTATTCAGCCAGAATTTGAGCGCTTGATTGAACAAGCGATTGGTACCAATGCGATTGCACCTGATGGCGTCATTGAGCCTTCACTTGCAAGGCTGTTTGGCGAAGAGGTTATTCGTGGCATTGATGCACTAGAAGAAGCTAATCTGCCCCCAGTGATCGTTTGCAGCACACGTTGCCGCCTGACTTTTGCCAAACTAGCCAAGCGTGTTCGTCCCCAAGCAATTGTCTTGGGTATGGGTGAACTCCCCCCGACCGCAAATCTGTCTTACTTTGATGTCCTGTGCAAACAAGCCGGCAACAATTAA
- the flhF gene encoding flagellar biosynthesis protein FlhF codes for MGPQKFTAANSAEALKMVREKMGSDALVLATRDVPEGVEIVAISPDALAHLATQRPHPASPITSTAAPAVTTPEPTPSFNSIASSIANPPTPTSGSTPDVGGLVIADVIQTEPRANVVDHQLGVDPTPEQAPRVEKLIAEVEEVKKMLQSHLAGNYWGNLQQQSASAAEVTKALLSAGFSPKLCTQLMQDLDGSNSVTTLLGMAQKKLEQMIHTIDPIAAFDQGGVFAFIGPTGVGKTTTVAKVAARCVLRYGRNQVALLSTDTYRIGAQEQLKVFARILGLPVISLRDSEDLASKLQELSQRRIILLDTAGVNQRDVLMIEQSQLLKEGSRHAHRILVMSSTTDLRTQEDVITLHNQASKEANQTGILGAIITKTDEAAQIAPVLDSLIRHELPLMFLSNGQRVPEDLSQANVPYLAHRAMRPRQLSSNLNIQDEQVPALMADYLNDWTKNNFS; via the coding sequence ATGGGTCCACAAAAATTTACCGCCGCCAATTCTGCTGAAGCCTTAAAAATGGTGCGCGAGAAAATGGGTTCCGATGCGCTAGTACTGGCCACTCGGGATGTTCCTGAGGGTGTAGAGATAGTAGCGATCTCACCAGATGCTTTGGCCCACCTAGCAACACAACGCCCTCACCCAGCCAGCCCAATAACAAGTACTGCCGCACCAGCTGTCACCACTCCTGAGCCGACACCAAGCTTTAATTCGATTGCTAGCTCTATTGCCAATCCACCTACCCCTACTTCAGGCTCTACCCCTGATGTTGGTGGCTTAGTCATTGCTGATGTTATTCAGACTGAACCGCGCGCAAATGTAGTGGATCACCAATTAGGTGTTGACCCAACCCCCGAACAAGCTCCTCGTGTTGAAAAACTCATCGCTGAAGTCGAAGAAGTGAAAAAAATGTTGCAGTCACATTTGGCTGGCAACTACTGGGGAAATCTTCAACAGCAATCCGCAAGCGCTGCAGAAGTGACAAAAGCTTTATTGAGCGCTGGTTTTTCACCAAAGCTTTGCACTCAACTCATGCAAGATCTGGATGGCAGCAATAGCGTGACTACGCTATTAGGCATGGCCCAGAAAAAGCTTGAGCAGATGATTCATACGATTGATCCAATCGCCGCCTTTGATCAAGGTGGGGTATTTGCTTTCATTGGCCCTACAGGCGTTGGTAAAACCACTACCGTTGCTAAAGTGGCTGCGCGTTGCGTATTGCGCTATGGCCGTAATCAAGTCGCCCTACTTAGCACCGATACATACCGTATTGGCGCTCAAGAGCAATTAAAAGTCTTTGCACGCATCCTTGGTCTACCCGTTATCTCCTTGCGTGATAGCGAAGATCTGGCGAGTAAGCTCCAGGAACTTTCCCAAAGAAGAATCATCTTGCTAGATACCGCCGGTGTAAATCAACGCGATGTCTTGATGATCGAGCAATCACAGCTTCTTAAAGAGGGCTCACGCCATGCGCATCGCATTCTGGTAATGAGCTCCACAACAGATCTGCGCACCCAAGAAGATGTAATTACCCTGCACAATCAAGCCTCAAAAGAAGCCAATCAAACTGGCATTTTGGGTGCGATCATTACCAAGACCGATGAAGCAGCACAAATTGCACCGGTATTGGATTCATTAATTCGCCATGAGTTGCCATTAATGTTCCTCTCCAACGGTCAACGTGTTCCAGAGGATTTGAGTCAGGCTAATGTGCCCTATTTGGCACATCGCGCAATGCGCCCACGTCAATTAAGCAGCAATCTGAATATTCAAGATGAGCAAGTGCCAGCACTGATGGCGGACTACCTCAATGACTGGACGAAGAATAACTTTTCATGA
- a CDS encoding FliA/WhiG family RNA polymerase sigma factor, which translates to MRPSVGNPYQAISLDEAIKLHAPLVKKIAYQIASRLSANVEVDDLIQEGMTGLLDALQRYQPQPNLSFEVYAKTRIRGAIYDSCRANDILPRHQRDQITALEKATRSLEQQLGRAPEDTEIAQAAGLTLDEYFNVVAGAVNLTPIDDLPDELIPPDKQNDPMQLTSMKQMAKSLEGLLKKLPEKEQLVMALHYQEELSFRDVATVLNLTPGRVSQLHTQAMIRIRAGMKKDA; encoded by the coding sequence ATGCGCCCTTCCGTAGGAAACCCCTATCAAGCAATCAGCCTCGATGAGGCGATTAAATTGCATGCGCCCTTAGTTAAAAAGATTGCCTATCAAATTGCATCTCGCCTATCCGCCAACGTTGAAGTGGATGATCTCATTCAAGAAGGTATGACAGGTTTATTAGATGCTTTGCAGCGCTATCAACCGCAACCGAATTTAAGTTTTGAGGTGTACGCCAAGACACGTATTCGGGGGGCAATCTACGATTCTTGTAGAGCAAATGATATTTTGCCAAGACACCAGCGTGATCAAATCACCGCTCTTGAAAAAGCAACTCGCTCTCTAGAGCAACAGTTAGGGCGCGCACCAGAAGATACTGAGATTGCGCAGGCTGCAGGCCTTACGCTGGACGAATACTTTAACGTCGTTGCAGGCGCTGTAAACCTCACACCAATTGACGACCTACCCGATGAACTCATTCCACCGGATAAGCAAAATGATCCGATGCAACTGACATCGATGAAGCAGATGGCGAAAAGCTTAGAAGGATTACTGAAGAAGCTTCCTGAAAAAGAGCAGCTTGTGATGGCTCTGCACTACCAAGAAGAGTTGTCTTTCAGGGATGTAGCTACTGTCTTAAATTTGACACCAGGCCGAGTAAGTCAACTCCATACCCAAGCCATGATTCGCATTCGTGCGGGCATGAAAAAAGACGCCTAA
- the flgA gene encoding flagellar basal body P-ring formation chaperone FlgA, giving the protein MLKITHSSILRLILLGASFFVGQAFAQVPPALDKEIKALVAKHPAMLSYKTSVEYVDPRIRVPDCPGGYEIELPARTRLWGRVNIPVRCNKGAKWFVSLPVKIQVFGQYLVTSHQIQGNSRLSQGDFVLSEGDLSDLPDGFVQKAEDAVGRQVIRPIAPGNPILLNNLRESSVIRVGDQVKVKIIGSGFEAAGSGVAQSGGSSGDSVKVKMPDGQALQGKVIGPATVEIKID; this is encoded by the coding sequence TTGTTAAAAATCACTCATTCCTCCATTTTGAGACTCATTTTGCTGGGAGCTAGCTTCTTTGTAGGGCAGGCTTTTGCCCAAGTGCCTCCGGCGCTGGATAAGGAGATCAAGGCTTTGGTGGCCAAGCATCCAGCGATGCTGAGTTATAAAACCTCTGTGGAGTATGTGGATCCCCGTATTCGGGTGCCAGATTGCCCGGGTGGCTATGAAATCGAATTACCAGCTCGTACGCGCCTCTGGGGTCGGGTCAATATCCCCGTCAGATGCAATAAAGGGGCTAAATGGTTTGTTTCTCTGCCGGTCAAAATCCAGGTTTTTGGGCAATATTTGGTCACTTCCCATCAAATTCAGGGCAATTCCAGGCTTTCTCAGGGGGATTTTGTGCTTTCCGAGGGGGATTTAAGCGATTTGCCTGATGGATTCGTCCAAAAAGCTGAGGATGCTGTTGGTAGACAGGTTATTCGGCCTATTGCGCCAGGGAATCCGATTCTCCTAAACAATTTACGGGAATCATCCGTAATAAGGGTAGGCGACCAGGTTAAGGTCAAAATTATTGGTTCTGGCTTTGAGGCCGCAGGGTCTGGGGTTGCTCAGTCAGGGGGGTCAAGTGGTGACTCCGTTAAGGTCAAAATGCCAGATGGCCAGGCTTTACAGGGTAAAGTAATAGGTCCTGCGACGGTTGAGATTAAAATCGACTAG
- the rpoN gene encoding RNA polymerase factor sigma-54 yields MKISLGQLQSGQLTLTPQLQKAIKLLQMSSLEMEQELLAAAEENPFLEYDSSPEEEYLEAIPEFSHRTSSTQAQRIDPDDMDQFSTIAEEVTLLAHLMSQVGTLRVDESQRKILQYLVGCLDDRGYLRENLDELEETLSPVLDHEDGKPLDQIKACLKILHSMDPAGIGAFDLADCLSIQLHRLPATAQDAAAFKLCEEIIYSHLDLVGSKNWLKLKQITKCKELDLKIALEMIQKLNPSPCDEFISTKRQIITPDVIVRKTSKGWEVILNPNNQPRVSLRSEYVGIIKSQKPSPENEEFFQKFGEAKILIKQVHQRSETILKVAKAIVKRQQSFFEFGELGMKPLLLKEIAEEVGVHESTISRVTNEKYLTCIKGTYSLKYFFGAQVVQDEGMNQVSSKAIKALIKKIIEAEPSTKPISDGAISDLLAKEGYQVARRTVAKYREALRIPPVSLRKTWPAKK; encoded by the coding sequence ATGAAGATATCACTCGGTCAACTTCAGAGCGGCCAACTTACCCTTACCCCCCAGCTTCAAAAGGCAATCAAACTATTGCAAATGTCCTCGCTCGAGATGGAGCAGGAGCTGCTAGCTGCTGCCGAAGAGAACCCCTTCCTGGAATACGATTCCAGTCCCGAGGAAGAGTATCTAGAAGCCATACCGGAGTTCTCCCACCGGACCTCCTCCACCCAGGCACAACGCATTGATCCAGACGACATGGATCAGTTCTCCACCATAGCCGAGGAAGTCACCCTGCTCGCCCATCTCATGTCCCAAGTTGGCACTTTAAGGGTGGATGAGTCCCAGCGAAAAATTTTGCAGTACTTGGTGGGCTGCCTTGATGACCGCGGCTATCTCAGGGAAAACCTGGATGAGCTCGAGGAGACCTTGAGCCCGGTTTTGGATCACGAGGATGGCAAGCCTCTTGATCAAATTAAAGCCTGCCTAAAGATTCTGCACTCTATGGATCCTGCTGGTATCGGCGCATTTGATTTAGCCGACTGCTTATCGATTCAACTTCACAGACTTCCAGCCACAGCTCAGGATGCCGCAGCATTCAAACTATGCGAAGAGATTATTTATTCCCATTTAGATTTGGTTGGCAGTAAGAACTGGCTCAAACTGAAGCAGATCACCAAGTGCAAAGAACTTGATCTCAAGATTGCGCTGGAGATGATTCAAAAGCTCAACCCCTCCCCTTGCGATGAATTTATTTCTACCAAGCGTCAGATCATCACACCAGATGTCATTGTGAGAAAGACTAGCAAAGGCTGGGAGGTCATCCTCAATCCCAACAATCAGCCCAGAGTCTCTTTGCGCTCAGAGTATGTGGGGATCATTAAGAGCCAAAAGCCAAGCCCTGAAAATGAAGAGTTTTTTCAAAAGTTTGGTGAAGCCAAAATTCTGATTAAGCAAGTTCATCAAAGAAGCGAAACCATTCTGAAGGTGGCAAAGGCGATTGTGAAAAGACAGCAATCCTTTTTTGAGTTTGGCGAGCTTGGCATGAAGCCGCTATTACTTAAAGAGATAGCAGAAGAAGTGGGTGTCCACGAATCCACTATCTCACGAGTCACCAATGAGAAATACCTCACCTGCATTAAAGGCACCTACTCTTTGAAGTACTTCTTTGGAGCCCAGGTTGTACAAGATGAAGGCATGAATCAAGTCTCTTCCAAGGCAATCAAGGCACTCATTAAAAAGATTATTGAGGCTGAGCCAAGTACAAAGCCAATCTCAGATGGCGCTATCTCAGATTTATTGGCCAAAGAAGGCTATCAAGTAGCCAGGAGAACTGTGGCCAAATACCGTGAGGCCTTACGCATTCCTCCGGTGAGCCTGAGAAAAACCTGGCCCGCTAAAAAATAG